From one Agathobaculum sp. NTUH-O15-33 genomic stretch:
- a CDS encoding bifunctional diguanylate cyclase/phosphodiesterase — MTSGNAWRKKLIAIVLSIALAAVGLLSIVFIERLQGNARVINYAGVVRGATQRLIKQEMQGMNNDALIRRLDAIIEELKTGEGELGLIRLNDAAFQQLMLEMEGEWAELKTEILHVRQGADDRRLFELSEQYFDLADRTVSEAEAYSARNARIVKICFLILAAVFMVVAVFLIWLSSVQNKREKALEKAQNENEKRSEHLTQMTKALQAPINEISELIYVSDIETYELLFVNEAGKKTFHLDEVNGQMCYQALQGRDSPCPYCTNAKLKPGENYSWETTNPLTKRHYMLKDRLVEWDGRMARLEIAFDMTQVEQEKQKLKYALDTENMVMECIRILYQGRDLDNDIHRMLEQVTTFLGAERAYIFSFHSGSSSNDYEWCAPGVAPQKENLQAVPMSAFGRWIPTFEKQECVVIEDVEDYRVSDPEEYQTLAVQGINSLVVAPLERDGKLTGCLGVDNPPKDKLWNIASLLQTLCYFMMLAFRRAENEQQLSHLSFYDTLTSFYNRNRFIKDLDLLADENVSVGIVYLDVNGLKAVNDKQGHARGDQLLIEAAGKIKAVFRQSDCYRVGGDEFVVICLNIPEDRFEEKVAQLKQSFAFDARCKAAIGTHWAKSFQNPNQIVADADAKMYEDKKEFYRKNKAANRYRYHSDDVLQLADPNILREEINRERFVVYLQPKVSSSDRTAVGAEALIRYQSSDGALVLPGNFLPLLEEAKTISQIDFYVFELVCSKIDSWFKEGKSGFPVAINFSRYSLIQPHFVERLVEICRKYGISPTYLEIEITESVREVDGIDISRLVTELRRKGFAVTIDDFGTDYANLALLTAVEFDVLKLDKSMVQDVASNAKTQAMITSIVDSCKKMGIQLVAEGIEQEEQLGALRACGVELVQGYLFSKPIPIEEYESRYL, encoded by the coding sequence ATGACGAGCGGCAATGCATGGCGAAAGAAACTAATTGCCATTGTTTTATCAATCGCTTTGGCTGCGGTGGGCTTGCTGTCCATTGTATTCATTGAAAGGCTGCAAGGCAACGCCCGCGTCATCAATTACGCGGGCGTGGTGCGCGGCGCGACGCAAAGGCTGATCAAGCAGGAAATGCAGGGCATGAACAACGACGCGCTGATACGGCGTCTGGACGCCATCATAGAGGAACTGAAAACCGGTGAAGGCGAGCTTGGGCTGATCCGGCTCAATGACGCGGCGTTCCAGCAGCTGATGCTCGAAATGGAAGGCGAATGGGCGGAGCTGAAAACCGAGATTCTACATGTGCGGCAGGGCGCGGACGACCGGCGGCTGTTCGAGCTGAGCGAACAGTATTTCGACCTTGCGGACCGTACGGTATCCGAGGCGGAGGCGTATTCGGCGCGCAACGCGCGCATCGTCAAGATCTGCTTTTTAATCTTGGCTGCTGTCTTTATGGTCGTGGCGGTATTTCTGATCTGGCTCAGCTCGGTGCAAAATAAACGGGAAAAGGCGCTTGAAAAAGCACAGAATGAAAACGAAAAGAGAAGCGAGCATCTGACGCAGATGACCAAGGCGCTGCAGGCGCCCATCAATGAAATATCCGAACTCATCTACGTGTCGGATATTGAAACCTACGAGTTGCTGTTTGTCAACGAGGCGGGCAAAAAAACGTTCCATCTGGACGAGGTGAACGGCCAGATGTGCTATCAGGCGCTGCAAGGCAGGGACAGCCCGTGTCCCTACTGCACGAACGCAAAGCTGAAGCCGGGAGAAAATTATAGCTGGGAAACCACCAATCCGTTGACCAAGCGCCATTATATGCTCAAGGACAGGCTGGTCGAATGGGATGGACGCATGGCCCGTCTGGAAATCGCCTTTGATATGACGCAGGTGGAGCAAGAGAAGCAAAAGCTGAAATACGCGCTGGACACGGAAAATATGGTGATGGAATGCATCCGGATTCTTTACCAAGGGCGCGATCTGGATAACGATATCCACCGGATGCTGGAACAGGTCACTACTTTTTTAGGGGCGGAGCGCGCCTATATATTCAGTTTCCACAGCGGTTCGAGTTCTAATGATTATGAATGGTGCGCGCCCGGCGTTGCACCGCAAAAGGAAAACCTGCAGGCTGTGCCGATGTCCGCCTTCGGCCGCTGGATCCCGACGTTTGAAAAGCAGGAATGCGTCGTGATCGAGGATGTGGAGGATTACCGCGTAAGCGATCCGGAGGAATACCAAACGCTTGCGGTGCAGGGCATCAATAGCCTTGTTGTGGCGCCGCTGGAACGCGACGGCAAGCTTACCGGCTGTCTGGGTGTGGATAATCCGCCGAAGGATAAGCTGTGGAATATTGCGTCGCTGCTGCAAACGCTCTGCTACTTCATGATGCTGGCGTTTCGCCGCGCGGAAAATGAACAGCAGCTTTCGCATTTGAGCTTTTACGATACCCTGACTTCGTTTTATAACCGCAACCGGTTTATCAAAGATCTGGATTTGCTGGCGGATGAAAACGTGTCTGTCGGCATCGTCTATCTCGACGTAAACGGGTTAAAGGCGGTCAATGACAAGCAGGGGCACGCCAGAGGCGACCAGCTGCTGATCGAGGCGGCCGGTAAAATAAAGGCGGTGTTCCGGCAATCGGATTGTTACCGGGTGGGCGGCGATGAATTTGTCGTCATCTGCCTGAATATACCCGAGGATCGGTTTGAAGAAAAGGTGGCGCAGCTTAAACAAAGCTTTGCGTTTGATGCCCGCTGTAAAGCGGCCATCGGCACCCATTGGGCGAAAAGCTTCCAAAATCCCAACCAAATCGTGGCCGATGCGGACGCCAAAATGTATGAAGACAAAAAAGAGTTTTACAGAAAAAACAAAGCGGCAAACCGCTATCGTTATCACAGCGACGACGTGCTGCAGCTCGCGGATCCGAACATCCTGCGGGAAGAAATAAACCGGGAACGTTTTGTGGTTTACTTGCAGCCCAAGGTATCGTCCTCCGACCGCACGGCGGTGGGCGCGGAGGCGCTGATCCGTTACCAGTCCAGCGACGGCGCGTTGGTTTTGCCGGGCAATTTTCTCCCGCTTTTGGAAGAAGCGAAGACGATCAGCCAGATCGATTTTTACGTTTTCGAGCTGGTCTGCTCCAAGATCGATTCTTGGTTTAAGGAAGGCAAAAGCGGTTTTCCGGTTGCCATCAACTTTTCCCGCTACTCGCTGATTCAGCCGCACTTTGTCGAGCGGTTGGTCGAGATATGCCGGAAATACGGTATTTCGCCCACTTACTTGGAGATCGAGATCACGGAAAGCGTGCGGGAAGTGGATGGGATCGACATCAGCCGTCTGGTCACGGAGCTGCGACGGAAGGGCTTTGCGGTCACGATAGACGATTTTGGCACCGATTACGCCAACTTGGCGTTGCTGACGGCGGTGGAATTCGACGTGCTAAAGCTGGATAAAAGCATGGTGCAGGATGTGGCGAGCAACGCCAAAACGCAGGCCATGATCACATCGATCGTGGATAGCTGCAAGAAGATGGGGATCCAACTGGTGGCCGAAGGCATTGAGCAAGAGGAACAGCTGGGCGCTTTGCGCGCTTGCGGCGTGGAGCTGGTGCAGGGATATCTGTTCAGCAAGCCGATCCCCATAGAGGAATACGAATCACGGTACTTATAG
- a CDS encoding cytochrome c biogenesis protein/redoxin has translation MGFTVSAGVPALTVFLQGILSFFSPCVLPLVPLYVGYLAGGAKTVDEDGTVHYPRRRVLLNTLFFVLGVSFTFFLLGFGFTALGRFFSSNRAWFARISGIIMVLFGLYQFGVFGHANAIERERRLPFRLDRFAMNPAVAFVLGFTFSFAWTPCVGPALGSVLLMASSAGTSAMGFLLIGVYTLGFVLPFIAVGLFTGAVLDFFKKHGQVVRYTVKVGGALLILMGVMTLTGFMNGVTSYLSNVGSLAGQQDQTTTNEPKEPEPAEPAPDESETQDGTAAQPEDKDVIVAPDFTLTDQFGETHTLSDYKGKTVFLNFWATWCPPCRREMPDIQALYESYGKNAEDLVVLGVANPKTDEHPYNQDVSEAEVTQFLTDNGYSYPVVMDTTGDVFADYAVSAFPTTFMIDKDGNVFGYIVQSLSADMMESIVKQTMEGSAAQ, from the coding sequence ATGGGCTTTACCGTATCCGCCGGCGTGCCGGCGCTGACCGTATTCTTGCAGGGCATTTTAAGCTTTTTCTCGCCCTGTGTGCTGCCGCTGGTGCCGCTTTATGTCGGCTACCTCGCGGGCGGCGCAAAAACTGTGGACGAGGACGGCACCGTGCATTACCCGCGCCGCCGGGTGCTGCTTAATACGCTGTTTTTCGTGCTCGGCGTCAGTTTCACCTTCTTTTTGCTGGGCTTCGGCTTCACGGCGCTGGGCCGGTTTTTCAGCAGTAACCGCGCGTGGTTCGCGCGCATCAGCGGCATCATCATGGTGCTGTTCGGCCTGTACCAGTTCGGCGTGTTTGGCCACGCGAACGCGATCGAGCGCGAGCGGCGGCTGCCGTTCCGGCTCGACCGGTTCGCCATGAACCCCGCCGTGGCCTTTGTTTTGGGCTTTACGTTCAGCTTTGCATGGACGCCGTGCGTCGGCCCCGCGCTGGGCAGCGTGCTGCTGATGGCGTCCTCCGCGGGCACCTCCGCCATGGGCTTTCTGCTCATCGGCGTGTATACGCTGGGCTTTGTGCTGCCGTTTATCGCGGTCGGCCTGTTCACCGGCGCGGTGCTGGACTTTTTCAAAAAGCACGGTCAGGTGGTGCGCTACACCGTCAAGGTAGGCGGCGCGCTGCTCATCCTGATGGGCGTGATGACGCTCACAGGCTTCATGAACGGCGTGACCAGTTACTTGTCGAACGTGGGCTCGCTGGCGGGACAGCAAGATCAAACAACAACGAACGAGCCCAAGGAGCCGGAGCCGGCCGAGCCCGCTCCGGACGAGAGCGAAACGCAGGACGGCACAGCCGCGCAGCCGGAGGATAAGGACGTTATCGTAGCGCCCGATTTTACGCTGACCGATCAGTTCGGCGAAACGCATACGCTATCGGATTACAAGGGCAAGACCGTGTTCCTCAACTTTTGGGCCACTTGGTGCCCGCCGTGCCGCCGCGAAATGCCGGATATTCAGGCGCTTTATGAAAGCTACGGAAAAAACGCGGAGGATTTGGTGGTGCTGGGCGTAGCCAATCCAAAAACCGACGAACATCCGTACAATCAGGATGTGAGCGAGGCCGAGGTGACGCAGTTTTTGACGGATAACGGTTATTCCTATCCGGTCGTGATGGATACAACGGGCGATGTGTTCGCCGATTACGCGGTCAGCGCGTTTCCGACCACCTTTATGATCGATAAGGACGGCAATGTTTTCGGCTATATTGTGCAGTCTCTTTCCGCGGATATGATGGAAAGCATCGTCAAGCAAACGATGGAAGGCTCCGCCGCGCAATAA
- a CDS encoding FAD-dependent oxidoreductase, with protein sequence MKQFDTVVIGFGKGGKTMAGALAGAGQKVALVEQSDQMFGGTCINVACIPTKSLEHAARLSAAQGGDFAAKAARYRAAIEEKRRLTAMLRQKNYDKAAGAGVSVIVGTASFVDAHTISVKLADGGEERLNADKILINTGARPFVPPIEGLVESRFARVSEAMMELEELPRRLFIVGGGYIGLEFASYYLNFGSEVTIAQDGETFIPREDAEVAAKVLESLEARGAKVLRGVKVAGVRDETGHAVVTVLRDGAPDEYPAEAVLIATGRRPNVGGLNLEAAGVQLTPRGAVQVDETLRTTADNIWAMGDVVGGLQFTYISLDDSRIVKSQLMGDGTRTTENRGAVPYSVFLDPPLSRVGMTEDEAKKQGHAIKVARLPAAAIPKAQVLRQPTGFLKAIVDADTGLILGAHLFCAESHEMINLIKLAMDAKLPYTVLRDAIYTHPTMSEALNDLFAALS encoded by the coding sequence ATGAAACAGTTTGATACCGTAGTGATCGGTTTTGGCAAGGGCGGCAAGACGATGGCGGGCGCGCTCGCCGGAGCGGGACAAAAGGTGGCCCTTGTGGAGCAGAGCGATCAAATGTTCGGCGGCACCTGCATCAACGTGGCCTGCATCCCGACCAAGTCGCTCGAGCACGCGGCGCGCCTAAGCGCGGCGCAGGGCGGCGATTTTGCGGCCAAGGCGGCCCGTTACCGCGCCGCGATTGAGGAAAAGCGCAGACTGACCGCCATGCTGCGCCAAAAGAACTATGATAAGGCGGCTGGCGCGGGCGTGTCCGTCATCGTCGGCACGGCTTCGTTCGTCGACGCGCACACGATTTCGGTAAAGCTTGCGGATGGCGGCGAAGAGCGGCTAAACGCGGATAAGATATTGATCAACACCGGCGCGCGTCCGTTCGTGCCGCCGATCGAAGGGCTGGTCGAAAGCCGCTTCGCCCGTGTGAGCGAAGCCATGATGGAGCTGGAAGAATTGCCCCGCCGCCTGTTTATCGTCGGCGGCGGCTACATCGGCCTTGAGTTTGCTTCCTACTACCTGAACTTTGGCTCCGAAGTGACCATCGCGCAGGACGGTGAGACGTTTATTCCGCGCGAGGACGCCGAGGTAGCCGCCAAGGTACTGGAAAGTCTGGAAGCGCGCGGCGCCAAGGTGCTGCGCGGCGTTAAGGTAGCGGGCGTGCGGGATGAAACGGGTCACGCCGTCGTCACGGTTTTGCGCGACGGCGCGCCGGACGAATACCCGGCGGAAGCCGTGCTGATCGCGACCGGCCGCCGGCCTAACGTGGGCGGTCTGAATCTGGAAGCGGCGGGCGTGCAGCTTACCCCGCGCGGCGCGGTGCAGGTGGATGAAACGTTACGCACCACGGCGGACAATATTTGGGCTATGGGCGACGTGGTAGGCGGCTTGCAGTTCACCTATATTTCGCTGGATGATTCCCGCATCGTGAAATCCCAGCTCATGGGCGACGGAACGCGCACCACGGAGAACCGCGGCGCGGTTCCTTACAGCGTGTTCCTCGATCCGCCGCTGTCCCGCGTCGGCATGACCGAGGACGAAGCGAAAAAGCAGGGCCATGCGATCAAGGTCGCCCGTCTGCCCGCCGCCGCGATCCCGAAGGCGCAGGTGCTGCGTCAGCCCACCGGCTTTTTAAAGGCGATCGTGGACGCGGACACCGGCCTGATTCTCGGCGCGCATCTGTTTTGCGCGGAATCGCATGAGATGATCAACCTGATTAAGCTGGCAATGGACGCAAAGCTGCCGTACACCGTGCTGCGCGACGCGATCTACACCCACCCGACGATGAGTGAGGCGCTGAACGATCTGTTTGCCGCTCTTTCCTGA
- a CDS encoding RrF2 family transcriptional regulator, with amino-acid sequence MTSDFCVAVHALVYLNHKACVLSSEELAQNICTNPARVRKVMAKLKKSGFLETREGSSGGYRFERDPAGVTLAALAEALDIRFVDTAWKSGDKELECLIASGMGDLMADVFDDLNTRCMERLGQITIADLDEKIFIKPVSGADNK; translated from the coding sequence ATGACGAGTGATTTTTGCGTGGCGGTGCACGCGCTGGTCTATTTGAATCATAAGGCGTGTGTTTTATCCAGCGAGGAGCTGGCGCAAAACATCTGCACCAACCCGGCGCGCGTGCGCAAGGTGATGGCAAAGCTGAAAAAGAGCGGCTTTTTGGAAACCCGGGAGGGCTCTTCCGGCGGGTACCGTTTTGAGCGCGACCCGGCGGGCGTAACGCTCGCGGCGCTGGCTGAGGCGCTCGATATCCGGTTTGTCGATACCGCGTGGAAAAGCGGCGACAAGGAGCTCGAGTGCCTGATCGCGAGCGGTATGGGCGATCTGATGGCGGATGTGTTCGACGATCTGAACACGCGCTGCATGGAGCGGCTGGGGCAGATCACGATCGCGGATTTGGACGAAAAGATATTCATAAAGCCGGTTTCCGGCGCGGACAACAAGTGA
- a CDS encoding rhodanese-like domain-containing protein: MKRLFSGVAALTLLLLAACGAPAQQDTATADQTESGASEAYHKIDAEQAKKMIDEGGVTIVDVRTEEEYNAEHIPDSILVPNESIGDEAPEALPDKDAVLLVHCRTGVRSKQASDKLVELGYQNVYDFGGIADWPYDTVSEE; this comes from the coding sequence ATGAAACGACTTTTCAGCGGCGTAGCTGCGCTGACACTGCTGTTGCTCGCCGCTTGCGGCGCACCGGCGCAGCAGGATACCGCCACGGCGGATCAAACGGAATCCGGAGCGAGCGAAGCGTACCACAAGATCGACGCGGAGCAAGCCAAAAAGATGATCGACGAGGGCGGCGTGACCATTGTCGACGTACGCACCGAGGAGGAGTATAACGCCGAACACATACCGGATTCCATCCTTGTACCGAATGAGTCGATCGGAGACGAAGCGCCCGAGGCCCTGCCGGATAAGGACGCGGTGCTGCTGGTGCATTGCCGCACGGGCGTGCGGAGCAAGCAGGCCTCCGACAAGCTGGTCGAGCTGGGGTATCAAAACGTTTACGATTTCGGCGGGATCGCCGATTGGCCGTACGATACGGTCAGTGAAGAATAA
- a CDS encoding 4Fe-4S dicluster domain-containing protein encodes MNGTVYALYFSPTHTSRAVSRRAAQSLAEALNLPFEEIDLTPPAARGKAYPFAAADIVVFSFPVYGGRIPALLEDTLSLIEGNGAAAVPVAVYGNRAVEDALAEAADWLEARQMTVIAAGSFIGEHSYTAKVGHARPDESDLSQAAAFGAAIAEKLGRGDRSPVAVPGNRPYKDRAPASPGAPVTADTCTKCGLCVTGCPMGVIDKDDPAKIAPGCIKCCACVKVCPLGAKSFKDARVTAITKMLELTCKKPKTPAWFV; translated from the coding sequence ATGAACGGAACGGTTTACGCCTTATATTTTAGTCCGACGCATACTTCCCGCGCGGTTTCGCGCCGCGCGGCCCAATCGCTGGCGGAAGCGCTGAACCTGCCCTTTGAAGAGATCGATCTGACGCCGCCAGCCGCGCGCGGCAAGGCTTATCCCTTTGCCGCGGCGGATATCGTCGTGTTCAGTTTCCCGGTATACGGCGGCCGTATCCCCGCGCTTTTGGAGGATACGCTCTCGCTGATCGAGGGAAACGGCGCGGCCGCCGTGCCGGTGGCGGTATACGGCAACCGCGCGGTGGAGGACGCCCTCGCCGAGGCGGCGGACTGGCTCGAAGCGCGGCAGATGACGGTAATCGCGGCGGGCTCGTTCATTGGAGAGCATTCGTATACCGCCAAGGTGGGACACGCCCGGCCCGATGAAAGCGACCTTTCGCAGGCCGCCGCCTTTGGCGCGGCGATCGCGGAAAAGCTGGGGCGCGGCGACCGGTCTCCCGTGGCGGTGCCCGGCAACCGGCCCTATAAGGATCGCGCGCCCGCATCCCCCGGCGCGCCGGTCACGGCGGATACCTGCACCAAATGCGGCCTATGCGTCACCGGCTGCCCGATGGGCGTGATTGATAAGGACGATCCCGCGAAAATCGCGCCGGGCTGCATCAAGTGCTGCGCCTGCGTCAAGGTATGTCCGCTCGGCGCGAAGTCCTTTAAAGACGCGCGCGTGACCGCCATCACCAAAATGCTGGAACTGACCTGCAAAAAGCCCAAGACTCCCGCATGGTTCGTCTAA